From the Psilocybe cubensis strain MGC-MH-2018 chromosome 6, whole genome shotgun sequence genome, the window TCCGCCTTGAACACCTTTGAGCACATCCGAAACCCACTGACTCATTGTTGTCTGGAGGCTCCTTCCAAGAAGCGTGCTGACTGTTGAACGCGTCTTCGCCGCTTCAGTCAAAGCTCGGTATTTAAGATGTATTCCATGTCGGAAAGCGGTCGAAAATGACTGTAATTTATCATAGGTAAAAGGTTGTGACAAGTAGAAAGGAGAAGATATGGCTGTTGCCGCCAAAGCTGTTGGAAGGGGCCATGCAGTCGCCAGATGGTGTGCTAGAGCTCCTTGAAGTGTCGAAAGGGGGAGTTTGGACGACGTATCATGAAGGTGCGATAGTAAAATAGTATACCCTCGATCTTGAGATGCCATTCCTGGGTTATTTGCACACTTTTTCAGTGTCGATAGGGTATATTattgagaagaaagaaaatggaggtggaggttggAAGGGAGTAACGCAACTGGGGTTTCGAGCGAAACTATCCGGTTATCAAACCGGGTGTTTACCGGTATGAGTTACCGATTCCCTAAAGATTATTGTAGGTCATTGTAGGTGCAACGATTCAACAAATTCATTGTATCACAAAAATGTTTCCTCTTATGACCCTGGTGTGTTAAGGCTAAGTAGCACAAGTTGTATAGGTACGTCCTATGTGTACATAAAATCCAGAAATCCACATTGTATATCCAAAATCTTCGTCAAGTCAAATTTTCATTCGTTATGCCATGCCAGAAATTACAGCGAGAAACCAGTGCGTCGTCAACTCGTTCCATCACAGAATTTTGTGGATTAAAGAGGATGCGTGAAAAGCTAGAATCACTGTTGACGGGCTATATGACCAGTTCGATATTCAGTCATCTGGTGTCAGTGAGAATTGTACAGTACTAACCTGCCACTCTGGGCCAGATTTGGAAACAGGCTTGCCCGTAGTTACGAATGATGTCAAATACTCTCGCATGATTTCAAAGAGTGCTAGATCATTATGGTCTGCATCTGTAGGGGGGTTAAAGAACGCCTGCAGCTCGTCCTCATGGTTGGAACCCAGGTGAGGATTATCGTAACTATGACGTGGGTCAGGGTCTGCAGGATCCTTAAATTCGCACAAAAGGCGTACTGGTATTGGTATGCAGAATCCCCGAAAGCCGGAACGGCAGGAGTTGCCATTAAAGCACTGCAAATATATCTAGCCTCACCATACATTTGCTGACCTTGCAGGCTAACATTACCACCGAAGTCGTTCAACGGATACAAAGAGAATCCGGTGTTGATGATACTTTCACTAGTCAGATTAGGATACTGTCCAATAAGGAAATTAAAGACAGTGGTTTCTGTTGCGTTTGCCAAAGATGTATTGGCCGCAGGATCCGGGATGGTGGAAGCCCAATGAGCACCTTCATTTGTATTCGAGCCTGAAATGACGGGAATATGGGCGAACCGACCAGCTTGGTAGGCTTCGACTGGCCTTTCCTGAATCAGGGCATTATCGACAACTggagcaaaaagaaataaagtaTCCGGCCGGGCATCGAGTAGTTTGCTTCCGGCTTTTGCCACCGCAGTGCTGGTGAGTCCGCGAAGGCAGCTTAGTTGTCCTTTTTTGGCGGCGCTCGTTCCGCTTCCGCATCCTCTAGAATGAAGGTTAAAAATAAGAATATAAGAAGGTATATTTAACCCACGCAAGCTGTGCGAATTGCTGAAAGATATCTTCATCGTAGGCATCATTGAATGCAGGCGTGTAGACAAGAGGTGGACTGTCCATTATTGCCGCATGAAAGAGGCCTTCAGTATCTCCACCGTTTGCCATGAGCTGACGGACAGGATCAACGACTGCAGTTACAGTGATATCTACATGAACTTACATGGTACATTATGGATCCTGCTCCTGCAGACTGACCCCACACTGTGACGTGGCTGGTATTAAATTAACATCAAGATGAAACTTATTGATCAGATTTTTTTAGATTTTGCGGGACGCTGCTTACCCGCTGTCCCCTCCAAATTGACCGATGTATCTTTGGACCCATTTCAGAGCAGCCCTCTTGTAACCATATTTAGTAACGTTATGTTTCCCTGAAGAGTGCATGCATCAGATGACATACCTGATCCAAGAGCCCAGCGTTTATTGACCCGTTGCTAGCAATTTCTGATCCTCCTGCAACGTATGACATTATCTTCTGGGGCAATTTATTTGGATATTAGTTGCTACAAACCCAAGAATCCAAATTGGCCGAGACGGTATTCAAAAGAAGCAAATACGAATGGTTGAGAACTTGATGCCATAAGTAAATCGGGAAGAAAGCTATGCGTGCTGCCAGATTGGAATCCCCCACCTACATAGCTGACATGAGATCGACGATCATGGCATCAAAAGTAGGGACTGCTATACCATGGAACCATACTAGTACTGGAAGATTGTCGCCCACATGTGTATTGTTAGGCACAAAGATCTATCAGGCATTTGCTCAATTACGCTCTGGAGCATAGCGCAAAAATTCAGACTGACATTGCCGAAAAGGCAATCCTCAGATGTTTTAGTCGCCACAGTAGTTTGAGTCGTCCGAATGCATTCGGCGCCAAACTTGAAAACAGAAAATCAGGCCCATCCCAGAAAGCATGATAAAGCATAACTTACCTTACTCGCATCCACAGTACCCAAATTCttggaaggaggagaaaTAGGGGCTGCCCATCGTAGATTTTTCGTCGGAGCGTCTGCAAACTTGACACCTCGGAATGAAATTATCCCATTCGTAGTATTCTGCTTTCCCTTGAATTTCCCGTCTACCAATGCCGATGAAAGATGGTTAGCGTCGATGCCAATATATTAAGGAGCAAAAAAACATACAATCCAACGTCACTGTGGAGCCAATAAGAGCACCCATACTTCTTGTTGTGAGGTCGCATAGTACTAAACGTtggagaaagaagagaagcaGCAGCGACAGTATATAGTGCGTCCTGTCTGCCATTGATCACCGTGAACAGCCTCAAAAGTGATGCAAAAGCAGGAGGCGATACAATTTAGTTGGAAACTTGGGAGAAATGGAGGTGCGTGGAGATAAGGGCCCTATGTAAAATACATGGACTCTACTGCAGCCACAGGCAGCACGCAACTTCC encodes:
- a CDS encoding Lipase 1 yields the protein MGALIGSTVTLDYGKFKGKQNTTNGIISFRGVKFADAPTKNLRWAAPISPPSKNLGTVDASKFGAECIRTTQTTVATKTSEDCLFGNIFVPNNTHVGDNLPVLVWFHGGGFQSGSTHSFLPDLLMASSSQPFVFASFEYRLGQFGFLGGSEIASNGSINAGLLDQRAALKWVQRYIGQFGGDSGHVTVWGQSAGAGSIMYHLMANGGDTEGLFHAAIMDSPPLVYTPAFNDAYDEDIFQQFAQLAGCGSGTSAAKKGQLSCLRGLTSTAVAKAGSKLLDARPDTLFLFAPVVDNALIQERPVEAYQAGRFAHIPVISGSNTNEGAHWASTIPDPAANTSLANATETTVFNFLIGQYPNLTSESIINTGFSLYPLNDFGGNVSLQGQQMYGEARYICSALMATPAVPAFGDSAYQYHYDNPHLGSNHEDELQAFFNPPTDADHNDLALFEIMREYLTSFVTTGKPVSKSGPEWQPVNSDSSFSRILFNPQNSVMERVDDALVSRCNFWHGITNENLT